AACGCGCGCAGATTCTGGCAGCCATTTCTCACGATCTGCAAACCCCGATCACCCGCATGAAGCTGCGCGTGGAGATGGCAGAACAGCCGGAGCTGCGCGACAAGCTGCTGAGCGATCTCGACACGATGAGCCAGCTTGTGCTGGAAGGGATCGCTTATGCGCGCTCTTCTGACGTACGAGAGGAGAAACGCCAGAAGGTCAGCCTGAATGCGTTTCTCGACAGCGTTGCCTGCGACTATCAGGATGTGGGTAAAGCGGTGACCTTTGTGCCCTGCGACGGAGAGGATACTTTTGCCGTCCGGCCGCAGGCGCTGCACCGTATCATGACCAATCTTATCGATAATGCCCTGAAATTCGGCAGCGAAGCGGAAATCAAGCTCTGCGCCCCCGAGGAGGGCAGCGTCACGATTCACGTTGTGGATAACGGGCCAGGCATACCCGAAGAGGAGCTAAAGGCGGTGCTGGAGCCTTTTTACCGCGTGGAAAGCTCGCGCAATCGCCACACCGGCGGAACGGGTCTGGGGCTGGCGATTGCCACCCAGCTGGTCGGCCAGATGTCCGGCACGCTGCGCCTGAGCAACCGTCCAGAGGGCGGGCTCGATGCGTGCGTCACGCTGCGACAAACCGATTTGTAGCCTTTTGTACCCCCCGGCTGGTTACACATACAACCCGACAAAACCGGCAATAGCGGAAACAGGCTGAACACATGCGGTGGGTTTAATGAAGGCTCTGCCAGCAGGCAGAGAATCATCCACCGTTATGAGGTTTACTATGAAAGCCATTGCCAGTTTTTTCTCTGTGGGCCTGCTGGCCCTCTCTGCCGCGCAGTTTGCCTGCGCCGGCGAAACCCATTCTGTCGTACTTGTACACGGTGCCTTTGCCGACGGCAGCAGCTGGGATCGGGTCATTTCACAGCTTCAGGCCAGAAACTATGAGGTGATTGCCGTACAGCTGCCGCTAACGTCTCTGCAGGATGACGTCGCCGCCACGCAGCGCGCGATAGCGCGAGCAGAGGGCGATGTTGTGCTGGCTGGACATTCATGGGGCGGGACCGTCATTACCGAAGCCGGCAACGATAAAAAGGTCAAAGCGCTGGTCTATGTCGCCGCTTTCGCGCCGGACAAAGGTCAGACTACCGCCGACCTGATCGACAGTTATCCGGCGCCTGCGGGCAGCGCGAGCCTGGCCAAAACCGCTGACGGCTTTCTTTATCTGCCATCAGAGGCGCTGGCCCATGACTTTGCGCCGGATGTGCCTGCCGCACAGCAAAAGCGTATGTCAGTTACCCAGGGGCCGATTCGCGCCGCCGCTTTTGGTGACACAGTGACGCAGGCGGCCTGGGCGCAGAAGCCGAGCTGGTATCTGGTCAGCACCCAGGACCGCATGATTAATCCCGAGCTGGAGCGCGCCATGGCGTACAACATCCACGCCCAGACGCGTGAGGTGGCATCCAGCCACGTCTCGATGGTAAGCCATCCGGATGAGGTGGCGCGCATTATCACTGCAGCCGTACAGGCCAGGTAAGGAGCTGACGATGTCACTGTTTATTGCTTTTCTGGCCGGTATGCTGACGCTGCTCAGCCCCTGCACCCTGCCGGTCATTCCGTTTGTATTTGCCAGCGTGCGCGGCCGTAAAGGGCAAATGCTGACGCTGCTGAGCGGTATGGTCATTATGTTCACCACGGTGGCATTGCTGGCGGCGGTGGCGAGCCAGTGGGTGATTCGCATTACCGCCGCAGGACGCTGGATTGCTCTGCTGTTTCTGACCCTGACGGCGCTGACGCTGCTCTCTTCGCGCATCGCGCAGTTTTTTACCCGGCCATTTGTCGCAATGGGTAATCAGCTGAACAGCGCCAGCCACCGTCACAGCGGCCTGCTTGCTGCTCTTCTGGCAGGACTGGCAACCGGTTTGCTCTGGTCGCCGTGCGCAGGTCCGGTACTGGGCGCCATTCTCAGTCTGGCCGTCGTGGCAAAAAATCCGGTATCGATCAGCCTGCTGCTTACCGCCTACGGCAGCGGCGCGGCCGTTATGCTGGGGCTGATCTGGTTGGCCGGACGGAGTCTGGTGACGCGGCTTCGCCCCGGGCTGGCCTTCACGACGCGTCTGCGCCAGGGAGCCGGCGCGCTGATGCTGGCCTCGGTCGCGCTGATCGGCAGCGGTTCTGTGAGTCTGCTGCAAAGCGCGCCAGCCTTTGCGCAGACTCTTGAGCAGCATATGAGTCAGTGGATAGCCAAACCGGAACCGGCTGTTCGCCTTGAACCCGTGGCGATGCCGCAGACCAGCAGCACTTTGCCTTCTCTCGACGGTGGGACAGCGTGGCTGAACGGATCGCCACTCACGCCTGAGAAGCTGAGAGGTAAAGTGGTCCTGGTGGATTTCTGGACCTATGACTGTATTAACTGTCAGCATACGTTGCCTCACGTCCGCGACTGGGCGAATAAATATCAGGCCCAGGGGCTGGTGGTGGTTGGCGTACACACGCCAGAATATCCCTGGGAGCGCGATAAGAAAGCCGTGAGTCGTGCCATCAGACAGTGGCAGCTGCCTTATCCCGTCGTGGCAGATAATGATTATGCTATCTGGAACCGCTTTGGTAACCAGTACTGGCCTGCGCACTATCTTTTCGATGCGCACGGTCAGTTGCGCTATACCGCCTTTGGCGAAGGCAACTACGCAGAGCAGGAGAAGGTTATTGAGCAACTGCTGAAGGAGGCCAGGGCATAGCGGGGAGCTTTTCGATCAGGCTGGCCCGGTGTATCACTCTCTGTGTTTAAGGTCGCCATAAACGGCGACCTTTTTTATTCAGTAAAGATGAAAATATGTTGTCAGCAGAAAGGCGTTTTTCAGCTCGTCAGGCCAGCGTCACCGCCCGGGGTTCGAGAAAGGCGGTAATCCCCCAGTGCCCTATTTCGCGTCCAGTGCCGGAGCAGGGCGTCTGGGCGGCTTTATCGCTCCGCTACTTATTGGCTATGTGGCCAGCATCGGCGGATTTACCGCAGGGCTGGCGACGACTGTTCTCGCCTTTGTTGCCGCGATGATTGTGGTCTGGATGGCACCAGAAACTAAAGGCGTTAAACTGCAATAATCCTCAAACTCGGACAGGATAATAGATTCCTTACAGGGCACGGCTATTCTGGTCGTGCCTTTCTTTCAGTGGCATAACGTCAAAACTCTCCTCGCCTGCTCTGCTGCAAACTTTTTTGAAACAGGCGGCTATAACAGGGCGCTGGAAATCGCCACGGATAATTCAGATGCCCCGCGACAGATAACACCTCTGCCATCATTGAGCAACATCATTTTAACCCACCAGCAAAGCGATAATAAATTTTAGCCTCCCCTAAGAACACTTAGCGATGTAATCATTAGATGAATACTCTTTTGATTTACATCTATTCCAGAAAAGTCCGAAAGCCGTATTATCCTCATTTTTTTAGAACGGTAGAGATATATGATTTTCAATATCGGTAACACCTTGATTTTACTCCACAGAGCCCACCGAATAGTCAGGGAGAATACGCTCCTTAACGGTGAGTATTCGGCTTATATCGCGTATCGCCTGTCGCTGATAATGGGGCTGGATGAAGATTTTTGCGCTAAATCATTAGTTTGCAGCCTGCTGCAGAATTACTCCTCCAGCGCTAAAAAACATATCTGCAGTGAAACAAAACACGATCGCTCCCCTGAACGAATCAAGTTAAGTGATTGTTCTGTGTTTCAGGAAATCTCTATACCCGCACGTTACCGGGAATATAGCTTTCAGGAGCTGACAAAACTTAACATAACCAGACAGGAATTATTAATGAGTTCGATTTTAAAAATAAGCGATCTTTTTAATAACATCCTGCAGGAAACTGGTTTTTTAGCAGATTTAGCAAAAGACAGGATGCTGGCCATACAACACTTTGATTTTAAATATTTCAAAGAGAGGCTTGATGACGAGGATTTTTATCCTGGGCTGGTTACTGAGCTTGAGAGACTGACCCAGATGGACGATTTCTGGTTTTACCTCAGAGACGATTATATTGAGGGAATGATCAGAACCATGAATTTTAACAATGTCCTCCCCGCCATGAATGATGAACATGCTCTGAGTCTGGCGCGCCTTCTCTCAACGATTGTTGATATGAAAAGCCCTTTGACCTATCAGCATTCTATTAAGGTGGGTGAGCTAGCCCGCTTCATCGGCAAAAAATTGCATCTCGATAAAAAAACCTGTAATCGGCTGCATCTTGCCGGTCTGTTGCATGACATCGGAAAAATAAATACAGAGGATGCCATACTAAATAAGTGTGGGAAGCTCACTCCCAGTGAGTACAGAAAAATACAGGCTCACGCAACGGATACCCGAGGTATTCTTCGTAGCATAATAATCGACGCAAACGTCGTTGCCTGGGCAGCAGAGCATCATGAGCGGCTTGATGGCTCAGGATACCCCATGAAGAAAACAGGCGAACAGCTTACGCTACAAAGTAGAATACTGGCTATTGCTGACGTGTTTCAGGCTCTTTGTCAAAAAAGAAGCTACCGTGACAAGCTTAACCTTGATGAAGTTTTAAAAATTATACGCTCGGAATGCGCCCAGAATAAATTGTGCGCTAAAACGTTTGCCGCGTTTGAAGAAAATGCCGAGAAATGCTACAACATCGCTAAGTGAGTTATTATCTATGATTACATCCACACTTAAAAATAAATATGATAAAAAACTCATGGCCATTGTTATTTTTGTGGTGCTTTTCTCCTTAACGTCATACGTCCTGGGGGTATTTAGCCATTTAAATAAGATATCGCACAACGCCATGGATACAATAACCGCCGTTTTACTGCACGATCAGGCGGTAAACGACGGAATTGCATCAATGACTTCTATCTCAACCATGCCGGAGGTCAATTTACAAAAAAAGCCATTAGAATTATCAGGCGTTTTGTACAAGAACAGCAACTTTACCGAAGAGTCATACAATAAGATAAGGCCAGTAAGCCTTATTGAGAACTATGTGTCGGAGGAGATATTAAAGAACCGATATTACTCATCGCCAGAGTATGGTTTCGTTTACTTTTTTAACGGCAAGCAATATCAAAACCTGAAGCCAGAAATGTACTACGATGTCGTTAGCCTGACAGGCAATTTTGCAAGATTTCTGTCGAAAACACAACGCAGTGGCGACTTCTGGGATAATCACCTGTCACTTAGCGAGATTTACCAGGACACGGTGACCAAAAAAATGGCCATAACCATTGCCTCACCTGTCCTTAACATTTCCACAAAAGAGACTATTGGCTTCTTTTATTCAGACATGAGTGAGGAGGAGTTATGGAACCGTGTATCAGCCAAGACTAAACTTCCTGCCTGGCTTAGCATTACCGTTAATAATATTTCCCAAGATCGTGTGGGTAATTTATGCGTCACTAAAAATTGTGATGTTAACAGCATTATGTTTAAGCTGTCATCTCAACCGCTTGCTGACCTCTTTATGATTGAGTCTAGCGTTGATGTTAATGCTCTCATCATGAACAATTTAAAGTTCCTTTTTTTCAGTTTGCTGAGCTTTACGCTGTTACTGCTGACCTTTACAAAACTGGCCCAGGTAATTATAAAAGTTCAACGCAAAATGGTAATAGATCCGCTCACTAAGGTCTATAATCGGCAGATTATAGGGTGCTTGCCCTCTGCAAAATTTAATAGCCTGATTATCTTCGACTGTGATGATTTCAAGCTAATCAATGACCACTATGGGCATATAGCTGGAGATGCCGCTTTAAAGCATATAGCGAGCATAATTTCTAAAAACATCAGAAATGAGGATGTGGTTGTTCGTTACGGAGGCGATGAATTCATCGTTCTCTGCACCAAAGATAAAGCAGGTGCCGCTAAGATGGCAGAAAGAATATCGTCTAAAATCTGTGAGTCCACTTTCGAAACGGATGGGCACAGGTTGCAGCTGTCGCTCTCTTTTGGGGTTGCACACTTCTGCGATAATTTACAGTCTGCCTTATGCTCGGCTGACGAAGTTATGTATGCACAGAAAGCAGAAAAGAAAGAAGAGAAAGCCGAGAGGTAATGGAACACATCAGCATCTGTTAAATAAAAAGCAATTGCGCAGCGAGTTAGCTGCGCAATTGCAAC
Above is a genomic segment from Pantoea agglomerans containing:
- a CDS encoding alpha/beta fold hydrolase; translated protein: MKAIASFFSVGLLALSAAQFACAGETHSVVLVHGAFADGSSWDRVISQLQARNYEVIAVQLPLTSLQDDVAATQRAIARAEGDVVLAGHSWGGTVITEAGNDKKVKALVYVAAFAPDKGQTTADLIDSYPAPAGSASLAKTADGFLYLPSEALAHDFAPDVPAAQQKRMSVTQGPIRAAAFGDTVTQAAWAQKPSWYLVSTQDRMINPELERAMAYNIHAQTREVASSHVSMVSHPDEVARIITAAVQAR
- a CDS encoding cytochrome c biogenesis protein/redoxin, coding for MSLFIAFLAGMLTLLSPCTLPVIPFVFASVRGRKGQMLTLLSGMVIMFTTVALLAAVASQWVIRITAAGRWIALLFLTLTALTLLSSRIAQFFTRPFVAMGNQLNSASHRHSGLLAALLAGLATGLLWSPCAGPVLGAILSLAVVAKNPVSISLLLTAYGSGAAVMLGLIWLAGRSLVTRLRPGLAFTTRLRQGAGALMLASVALIGSGSVSLLQSAPAFAQTLEQHMSQWIAKPEPAVRLEPVAMPQTSSTLPSLDGGTAWLNGSPLTPEKLRGKVVLVDFWTYDCINCQHTLPHVRDWANKYQAQGLVVVGVHTPEYPWERDKKAVSRAIRQWQLPYPVVADNDYAIWNRFGNQYWPAHYLFDAHGQLRYTAFGEGNYAEQEKVIEQLLKEARA
- a CDS encoding HD-GYP domain-containing protein, with the translated sequence MIFNIGNTLILLHRAHRIVRENTLLNGEYSAYIAYRLSLIMGLDEDFCAKSLVCSLLQNYSSSAKKHICSETKHDRSPERIKLSDCSVFQEISIPARYREYSFQELTKLNITRQELLMSSILKISDLFNNILQETGFLADLAKDRMLAIQHFDFKYFKERLDDEDFYPGLVTELERLTQMDDFWFYLRDDYIEGMIRTMNFNNVLPAMNDEHALSLARLLSTIVDMKSPLTYQHSIKVGELARFIGKKLHLDKKTCNRLHLAGLLHDIGKINTEDAILNKCGKLTPSEYRKIQAHATDTRGILRSIIIDANVVAWAAEHHERLDGSGYPMKKTGEQLTLQSRILAIADVFQALCQKRSYRDKLNLDEVLKIIRSECAQNKLCAKTFAAFEENAEKCYNIAK
- a CDS encoding GGDEF domain-containing protein, which codes for MAIVIFVVLFSLTSYVLGVFSHLNKISHNAMDTITAVLLHDQAVNDGIASMTSISTMPEVNLQKKPLELSGVLYKNSNFTEESYNKIRPVSLIENYVSEEILKNRYYSSPEYGFVYFFNGKQYQNLKPEMYYDVVSLTGNFARFLSKTQRSGDFWDNHLSLSEIYQDTVTKKMAITIASPVLNISTKETIGFFYSDMSEEELWNRVSAKTKLPAWLSITVNNISQDRVGNLCVTKNCDVNSIMFKLSSQPLADLFMIESSVDVNALIMNNLKFLFFSLLSFTLLLLTFTKLAQVIIKVQRKMVIDPLTKVYNRQIIGCLPSAKFNSLIIFDCDDFKLINDHYGHIAGDAALKHIASIISKNIRNEDVVVRYGGDEFIVLCTKDKAGAAKMAERISSKICESTFETDGHRLQLSLSFGVAHFCDNLQSALCSADEVMYAQKAEKKEEKAER